A section of the Candidatus Woesearchaeota archaeon genome encodes:
- a CDS encoding HTH domain-containing protein — translation MVSLETKNRILEFIKNNEMCSSTEIAEKLGINRVTITKYLAILCSERMLNFKRIGMAKVWFVEKSPLLGIFNSENYDENAKRMLDLIGEGVIVLNEKGEIVWVNNLIEKINGKLKSIKGKMCYEVFNNGRLTKDCPALQTLRNGKVHRSKYHPICNFFKKRSAQITSSPIFDTRKKVVGVIEIVKFEEEVK, via the coding sequence ATGGTTAGTCTGGAAACGAAAAACAGGATTCTTGAGTTTATAAAAAACAACGAAATGTGCTCTTCCACTGAGATTGCAGAAAAGCTGGGCATCAACAGGGTGACAATAACCAAGTACCTTGCAATACTCTGCTCTGAAAGAATGCTGAATTTCAAGCGCATAGGCATGGCAAAGGTGTGGTTTGTGGAAAAGTCTCCTCTTCTGGGAATATTTAACAGCGAAAATTATGATGAAAATGCGAAAAGGATGCTGGATCTCATAGGTGAAGGGGTGATTGTCCTAAATGAGAAAGGCGAGATTGTCTGGGTCAATAACTTGATTGAAAAGATAAACGGCAAATTAAAGAGCATAAAGGGAAAAATGTGCTATGAAGTTTTTAACAATGGCAGGCTAACCAAGGACTGCCCTGCATTGCAGACTCTTAGAAACGGCAAGGTGCACCGCTCAAAATACCACCCGATCTGCAATTTTTTCAAAAAGCGTTCTGCTCAGATTACTTCTTCTCCTATATTCGATACCCGCAAAAAGGTTGTTGGAGTGATAGAGATAGTGAAGTTCGAGGAAGAAGTGAAATAA
- a CDS encoding adenylate kinase: MKIILLGPPGIGKGTIAKMISSKYGIPQVSTGDLLRMNIAKGTSLGKEAKKYMDAGKLVPDNLVIDMLADRLKKTDCKNGFILDGFPRTIPQAEALDKIAKIDIVIDFEASEKTIIKRLSGRRTCSKCGNIYHLENMPPKKDGICDKCGGKLYLRDDDKPEVIKQRLKTYNELTAPLILYYSGKDLLEEINAEKTPEEIFENVVCVLE, from the coding sequence ATGAAAATAATTTTACTGGGTCCGCCAGGCATAGGAAAGGGAACGATCGCAAAGATGATCTCTTCTAAATATGGTATTCCTCAGGTTTCAACCGGCGATCTTCTCAGGATGAACATCGCAAAAGGCACATCACTGGGAAAAGAAGCTAAAAAATATATGGACGCAGGCAAGCTTGTTCCTGATAATTTGGTTATCGATATGCTTGCAGATAGGCTGAAAAAAACAGACTGCAAAAACGGATTTATTCTAGATGGCTTTCCAAGGACTATTCCGCAGGCCGAAGCGCTGGATAAAATAGCCAAAATTGATATTGTTATTGATTTTGAAGCATCTGAGAAAACAATAATAAAGAGATTAAGCGGAAGAAGGACATGTAGCAAATGCGGCAATATTTACCATCTTGAAAACATGCCGCCAAAGAAAGATGGAATCTGCGACAAATGCGGGGGCAAGCTTTATTTAAGGGATGATGACAAGCCGGAAGTTATAAAGCAGAGATTAAAGACATATAACGAGCTGACAGCTCCGTTAATATTATATTACTCCGGCAAAGATCTGCTGGAAGAAATAAACGCAGAGAAAACCCCGGAAGAGATATTTGAAAATGTTGTTTGTGTTTTGGAATGA
- a CDS encoding alpha/beta fold hydrolase has translation MIMQEKLFFENSKGNKLCGILSNPTASKDRPIIILCHGFSSSKDSKTFVELEKILNEKGISTFRFDFYGHGESEGKFEDVTISEAVDDVLNAIKFLKQKGYKKIGLMGSSFGGMASLLAASKTNDLYVLALKSPVSDYLREIIAQISKYPLNVWKKQGFIYYTNSKGNKFRLNYSFFEDAKTVSGYEAAKKIKIPTLIVHGDKDESVPIEQSIKTAKLIKNCKLEIIKGADHRYTNPEHFEKMLSLVSGFIIENS, from the coding sequence ATGATCATGCAGGAAAAATTATTTTTTGAAAACAGCAAAGGAAACAAGCTTTGCGGAATACTGTCAAACCCGACAGCCAGCAAAGACAGGCCAATCATAATTTTATGCCATGGGTTTAGTTCAAGCAAAGATAGTAAGACATTTGTTGAATTAGAGAAAATTCTTAATGAAAAAGGCATTTCTACATTTAGATTTGATTTTTATGGCCATGGGGAAAGCGAAGGAAAATTTGAAGATGTAACAATTTCTGAAGCTGTAGATGATGTTTTAAATGCAATAAAGTTTTTGAAGCAAAAAGGCTATAAGAAAATAGGCCTTATGGGATCAAGTTTTGGCGGCATGGCGAGCCTATTAGCGGCATCAAAGACGAACGATTTATATGTGTTGGCACTAAAGTCTCCTGTATCAGATTACCTTAGAGAAATTATTGCTCAAATAAGCAAATATCCTTTAAATGTTTGGAAGAAACAAGGGTTTATTTATTACACAAATAGCAAAGGAAACAAATTCAGGCTGAATTATTCTTTTTTTGAAGATGCTAAAACTGTAAGCGGCTATGAAGCTGCCAAAAAGATCAAAATCCCGACTTTAATTGTCCATGGTGATAAAGACGAGTCTGTTCCTATAGAACAAAGTATAAAGACTGCAAAATTGATCAAAAACTGCAAGCTTGAAATCATTAAAGGCGCAGACCACAGATATACAAATCCAGAGCATTTTGAGAAGATGCTGAGCTTGGTTTCAGGGTTTATTATTGAAAATTCTTAA
- a CDS encoding DUF4921 family protein — MELRKDYLLDRWVIITEGRKRRPREFKRIVRIEPQKACPFCPGHENLSPPEIYRVTKDGKWSVRVIPNKYPAVSKVGSPRITSHGFFERTSAYGSHEIVIETPLHTKQLSELSIEDQKEVFKVYALRVKELLKDPKAKYVVVFKNEGKEGGASLQHSHAQLISYPLVPTLVREELLAFGAYMDKNYGCPYCKIIKQERLSPRFIKENSSFVAFAPYASRFNYEAWIFPKKHFKTFTDFSEHDFHELAEIINFILDRVMRVTDSYNLYFHYAPENHDFHFHVEIAPRIAYWAGFEFSTNDVMNTISPEKAAKFYRNAK; from the coding sequence ATGGAATTAAGAAAAGACTATTTACTGGACAGATGGGTTATAATAACTGAAGGCAGAAAAAGAAGGCCCAGGGAATTTAAGAGAATTGTAAGAATTGAGCCTCAGAAGGCATGCCCGTTCTGCCCTGGCCATGAAAACCTCTCTCCGCCTGAAATCTACAGGGTGACAAAAGACGGGAAATGGAGCGTAAGGGTTATCCCGAACAAATACCCTGCTGTGAGCAAGGTTGGATCGCCGCGCATCACATCGCATGGATTTTTTGAAAGAACTTCTGCTTACGGCTCCCATGAAATTGTAATTGAGACACCGCTTCACACAAAGCAGCTGTCAGAACTTTCAATAGAAGACCAAAAAGAAGTGTTTAAAGTATATGCATTAAGAGTAAAAGAGCTGCTGAAGGACCCGAAAGCAAAATACGTTGTTGTTTTCAAGAACGAGGGAAAAGAAGGCGGCGCTTCGCTGCAGCATTCCCATGCGCAGCTTATTTCGTATCCTTTGGTTCCAACGCTTGTGAGAGAAGAGCTGCTGGCATTTGGCGCTTATATGGACAAAAATTACGGCTGCCCGTACTGCAAGATAATCAAGCAGGAAAGGCTTTCTCCGAGATTCATAAAAGAAAACAGCTCATTTGTTGCATTTGCGCCTTATGCATCGCGCTTCAATTATGAAGCATGGATCTTTCCGAAGAAGCACTTTAAGACCTTTACAGATTTTTCAGAGCATGATTTCCACGAGCTTGCAGAAATAATAAACTTCATTCTGGACAGGGTAATGAGGGTGACAGACTCCTATAACCTGTATTTCCATTATGCGCCTGAAAACCATGACTTCCATTTCCATGTTGAGATCGCCCCAAGAATCGCATACTGGGCAGGGTTTGAATTCTCAACAAATGACGTGATGAACACAATAAGCCCGGAGAAGGCAGCGAAGTTTTACAGGAATGCAAAATAA
- the truD gene encoding tRNA pseudouridine(13) synthase TruD — translation MYRIKQIPEDFIVKEIGGIRGSDKGEYGVFLLKKINCSTPEAIDIISNALTIKNKGIGYAGNKDKKAITEQHISIMVFNDAFLNKIKNLRIKNIELTFIGYSDQPVSLGDLEGNSFEIAVRNLDKKDLSIFLKNTKMMKSNKLKIPNYYGEQRFSKNNIEAGKLILKNKVKEAIDLIVENDAFLKEKINGFLESNKNNYNAALKIIPKRVLRLYIHSYQSFLWNNAVSEFLKMYKNKKSLKIPLIGFGLDLDTVKNSKLKKIIEKNLEKEKITPRDFVLKSLPELSSEGGLRDLFMKMKGFKIIKKEKDDLNKNKEKITVKFRLPKGSYATVAVDFLFKKQ, via the coding sequence ATGTACAGAATAAAGCAGATTCCTGAGGATTTCATTGTAAAGGAGATAGGCGGTATTAGGGGGAGTGATAAAGGGGAATATGGCGTTTTTTTATTGAAAAAAATAAATTGCTCAACTCCTGAAGCAATAGATATTATTTCTAACGCATTAACCATAAAAAATAAAGGCATAGGCTATGCTGGGAATAAGGATAAAAAGGCAATAACAGAACAGCATATTTCGATAATGGTTTTTAATGATGCTTTTTTAAATAAAATCAAGAATTTAAGAATAAAGAATATTGAACTAACGTTCATTGGATATTCTGATCAGCCGGTTTCATTAGGTGATTTGGAGGGCAATAGTTTCGAGATTGCTGTCAGGAATCTGGATAAGAAGGACTTAAGCATTTTTTTGAAAAATACAAAAATGATGAAGAGCAATAAATTAAAAATACCAAATTATTACGGCGAGCAGAGATTCTCAAAAAACAACATTGAGGCGGGGAAATTGATTCTTAAGAATAAGGTTAAAGAAGCAATTGATTTGATTGTTGAAAATGACGCTTTTCTGAAAGAAAAAATAAATGGTTTTTTGGAGAGCAACAAAAACAACTACAACGCTGCATTAAAGATCATTCCAAAACGGGTTTTAAGATTGTACATTCATTCCTATCAGAGCTTTTTATGGAATAATGCTGTTTCAGAATTTTTAAAAATGTACAAAAATAAAAAAAGCCTTAAGATACCGCTAATAGGATTTGGCTTGGATCTTGATACTGTTAAAAATTCAAAACTGAAAAAAATAATTGAAAAAAACCTGGAAAAGGAAAAAATAACGCCAAGGGATTTTGTTTTGAAATCCCTGCCTGAGCTTAGCTCAGAAGGCGGATTGAGGGATTTGTTTATGAAAATGAAGGGCTTTAAAATAATCAAGAAAGAAAAGGATGATCTGAATAAAAATAAAGAAAAAATAACAGTAAAATTCAGACTTCCAAAAGGAAGCTATGCGACTGTTGCAGTTGATTTCCTGTTCAAAAAACAATAA